One genomic window of Phalacrocorax aristotelis chromosome 21, bGulAri2.1, whole genome shotgun sequence includes the following:
- the BLACAT1 gene encoding bladder cancer associated transcript 1 isoform X2: MPQFTFACFCGLHGFCKMKRKKEESSAEQETAV, from the coding sequence ATGCCCCAGTTCACCTTTGCTTGCTTCTGCGGGCTCCATGGCTTCTGcaagatgaagaggaagaaagaagagtcGAGCGCAGAGCAGGAGACAGCGGTGTGA
- the BLACAT1 gene encoding bladder cancer associated transcript 1 isoform X1, which produces MQPCSEARRGRGDSALGTAAGATGKGGIRASKMRHTPPLLPPQVAGRGSKEVGVAALGSAWAPASLSIPAAPGSCWRGPGRRGEQRSVRAMPRWLPSQDPCWLAWCPSRGEDATLPKVSGGASTPLLLQVMPQFTFACFCGLHGFCKMKRKKEESSAEQETAV; this is translated from the exons ATGCAACCGTGCAGTGAGGCTCGGCGGGGACGTGGGGACAGCGCGCTGGGGACGGCAGCGGGAGCAACTGGCAAGGGAGGGATCAGGGCTTCAAAAATGAGACACACACCCCCTCTACTCCCCCCCCAAGTAGCTGGCCGGGGCTCAAAGGAGGTGGGGGTGGCTGCCCTGGGAAGCGCTTGGGCACCTGCTTCCCTGAGCATCCCTGCGGCACCTGGGTCTTGCTGGCGGGGGCCGGGGAGGCGCGGGGAGCAGAGGTCGGTGCGGGCCATGCCACGGTGGCTGCCATCCCAAGACCCGTGCTGGCTGGCATGGTGCCCTTCCCGTGGAGAGGATGCCACGCTGCCAAAG GTCTCTGGGGGTGCTTCCACGCCTCTCCTGCTCCAGGTGATGCCCCAGTTCACCTTTGCTTGCTTCTGCGGGCTCCATGGCTTCTGcaagatgaagaggaagaaagaagagtcGAGCGCAGAGCAGGAGACAGCGGTGTGA